In a genomic window of Streptomyces noursei ATCC 11455:
- the rfbB gene encoding dTDP-glucose 4,6-dehydratase, which translates to MHILVTGGAGFIGSHLVRTLLGPTGLRETDRVTVLDALTYAGNRANLAPVSDDPRLHFVHGDIRDHDLVDRLLPGHDAVVHCAAESHVDRSIASGAAFTSTNVVGTQVLLEAAVRHGTGTFLHVSTDEVYGSIAEGSWTEDSPLAPTSPYSASKAASDLLALAYHRTHGLDVRITRCTNNYGPYQHPEKVIPLFTTRLLRGGRVPLYGDGRNSRDWLHVDDHCHALRLALRHGRPGEVYNIGGGTELTNRELTDRLLKECDATWDSVDQVADRKGHDLRYSLDHGKAAAELGYRPRRTFDEGLAETVEWYRTHREWWDTQGPSDESRPGRP; encoded by the coding sequence ATGCACATCCTCGTCACCGGTGGCGCCGGCTTCATCGGCTCCCACCTCGTCCGCACGTTGCTGGGTCCCACGGGGCTCCGGGAGACCGACCGCGTCACCGTGCTGGACGCCCTCACCTACGCCGGCAACCGCGCCAACCTCGCCCCTGTGAGCGACGACCCGCGGCTGCACTTCGTCCACGGCGACATCCGCGACCACGACCTCGTCGACCGGCTGCTGCCCGGCCACGACGCGGTGGTGCACTGCGCCGCGGAGTCGCACGTCGACCGCTCGATAGCCTCCGGCGCCGCGTTCACCTCGACGAACGTGGTGGGTACCCAGGTGCTGCTGGAGGCGGCTGTCCGCCACGGCACAGGAACGTTCCTTCATGTCTCCACGGACGAGGTCTACGGCTCGATCGCCGAGGGCTCGTGGACCGAGGACTCCCCGCTGGCCCCCACCTCCCCCTACAGCGCCTCCAAGGCCGCGTCCGACCTGCTCGCCCTCGCCTACCACCGCACCCACGGCCTGGACGTCCGGATCACCCGCTGCACCAACAACTACGGCCCGTACCAGCACCCCGAGAAGGTGATCCCGCTCTTCACCACCCGACTCCTCCGGGGCGGCCGGGTGCCGCTCTACGGCGACGGCCGGAACTCCCGGGACTGGCTGCACGTCGACGACCACTGCCACGCCCTCCGCCTCGCGCTGCGCCACGGTCGGCCGGGCGAGGTCTACAACATCGGCGGCGGCACCGAGCTGACCAACCGGGAACTGACCGACCGGCTCCTCAAGGAGTGCGACGCCACCTGGGACAGCGTCGACCAGGTCGCCGACCGCAAGGGCCATGACCTGCGCTACTCCCTCGACCACGGCAAGGCGGCCGCCGAGCTCGGCTACCGCCCCCGCCGCACCTTCGACGAGGGCCTCGCGGAAACCGTGGAGTGGTACCGCACGCACCGGGAGTGGTGGGACACCCAGGGCCCGTCCGATGAGTCGCGACCGGGTCGACCCTGA
- a CDS encoding TetR/AcrR family transcriptional regulator, producing MSPRSASVNEELRRRSRERLLQATIELVGERGYEATTLGDIAQRAGAARGLISYYFPGKHQLLQSAVHRLMHRTLQAALEREPRPTGPDAGRELLARAVDAILGLAHDEPLLMRTHMAGILTAPGFIQCPEQQRLAQLLRETVVAYGSADPDTDYPMLRALLMGSVVPMLLPGAQMPRVRLRAELFQRYGLDWELGVPPGERPPEGTTTRGRPGGGRGTA from the coding sequence ATGTCCCCCCGCAGCGCATCGGTCAACGAAGAATTGCGGCGGCGCTCCCGCGAGCGACTGCTGCAGGCGACGATCGAACTGGTGGGCGAGCGCGGTTACGAGGCGACGACGCTCGGCGACATCGCCCAGCGGGCGGGCGCGGCCCGCGGACTGATCTCCTACTACTTCCCCGGCAAGCACCAGCTGCTCCAGTCGGCCGTGCACCGGCTGATGCACCGCACGCTCCAGGCCGCGCTGGAGCGCGAACCGCGGCCGACCGGACCGGACGCCGGGCGGGAGCTGCTGGCCCGGGCCGTCGACGCGATCCTGGGGCTGGCGCACGACGAGCCGCTCCTGATGCGCACGCACATGGCCGGCATCCTGACGGCCCCTGGTTTCATCCAGTGCCCGGAGCAACAGCGGCTGGCCCAGTTGCTGCGCGAGACGGTGGTGGCATACGGGTCGGCCGATCCCGATACCGACTATCCGATGCTGCGGGCGTTGCTGATGGGATCCGTGGTGCCGATGCTGCTGCCGGGGGCACAGATGCCCCGGGTCCGACTGCGCGCCGAACTGTTCCAACGGTACGGACTGGACTGGGAGTTGGGTGTTCCGCCGGGCGAACGCCCACCCGAGGGGACGACGACACGCGGCCGCCCCGGCGGGGGGCGCGGCACGGCCTAG
- a CDS encoding DUF6214 family protein has product MEWPDWELQAHGSAASELGPWFSARLTFPHGARIDVLVTATGDRLTVEDVRADPPLTLDDLAMLARWIEGPLDDACRAATGRPPKTAPGPGAPRDPEPGPAAAAPDEGEGLARPRSARAEVAAPADDVVHGEGALRGVGAGPVAGTGAAGAAPADGAPGPEPIAADDDPEPAAASPAPSPDPDGEADAAPPPVESRAAVLVRSRAGERRKIAAAAYRAAQQEGRDPILAVMNATGRNRRRALRLIAGARDAGLLTPRHNKR; this is encoded by the coding sequence TTGGAGTGGCCGGACTGGGAGCTTCAGGCGCATGGCTCGGCCGCGTCCGAACTGGGCCCTTGGTTCAGTGCCCGGCTGACCTTCCCCCACGGCGCCCGGATCGACGTCCTGGTGACGGCCACCGGTGACCGCCTCACCGTCGAGGACGTCCGCGCCGATCCGCCGCTGACACTGGACGATCTCGCCATGCTCGCCCGCTGGATCGAGGGCCCCCTCGACGACGCCTGCCGGGCGGCCACCGGACGCCCCCCGAAGACGGCGCCCGGCCCCGGCGCGCCCCGGGACCCGGAGCCCGGACCGGCAGCCGCCGCACCGGACGAGGGTGAGGGCCTGGCCCGGCCCCGATCGGCCCGCGCGGAGGTCGCCGCGCCGGCGGACGACGTCGTCCACGGCGAGGGAGCGCTTCGCGGGGTGGGTGCCGGGCCGGTGGCCGGCACCGGCGCGGCGGGCGCGGCGCCGGCCGACGGCGCGCCGGGTCCGGAGCCGATCGCCGCGGACGACGATCCGGAACCGGCCGCCGCCTCTCCCGCGCCGAGCCCCGACCCGGACGGGGAGGCCGACGCCGCCCCGCCGCCCGTCGAGTCCCGCGCCGCGGTCCTCGTCCGCTCACGGGCCGGAGAGCGTCGCAAGATCGCGGCGGCCGCCTACCGCGCCGCCCAACAGGAAGGCCGGGACCCGATCCTGGCCGTCATGAACGCCACCGGCCGCAACCGCCGACGGGCCCTACGGCTGATCGCCGGCGCCCGCGACGCCGGCCTGCTGACGCCACGCCACAACAAGCGCTAG
- a CDS encoding FAD-dependent oxidoreductase — protein MLRVAVIGSGPSGVYTAQTLVEQEDVPDVEVHVLDRLPCPYGLVRYGVAPDHEKIKSLQNNLRAVLEHPRVHFLGNVEVGEAGVSLAQLREIFHAVVFCVGAATDRHLNIPGEDLPGSHPATDFVAWYSAHPDAAADGFTLTADSAVVIGVGNVAVDVARMLSRGAAELASTDMPQGALGAMADSRVEDVWMVGRRGPSQAKFTTKELRELGALPGTRVLVRPEELALDPAYRDPSALPAPMRRNVEVLRDWAERPVAMAAGVGRERRIHLRFFLRPVELLGDPATGVRAVRFERTVPDGRGGVTGTGEYEEIAGQLVLRSVGYRGLPQPGLPFDEASGTVPHADGRVLKDGEPYPGVYVAGWIKRGPTGVIGTNRPCAKETARSLLADAAGLARRPVAAEPVAALERIGARPVPWHGWLAIEAAEAERGRSLGRGTVKLADWDGLLRAARSVLVGR, from the coding sequence GTGCTTCGTGTCGCAGTGATCGGTTCCGGACCGAGCGGTGTCTACACCGCTCAGACGCTCGTCGAGCAGGAGGACGTCCCGGACGTCGAGGTCCACGTCCTGGACCGACTCCCCTGCCCGTACGGCCTGGTGCGCTACGGCGTGGCACCCGACCACGAGAAGATCAAGTCGCTGCAGAACAACCTGCGGGCGGTGCTGGAGCACCCCCGGGTGCACTTCCTGGGGAACGTGGAGGTGGGGGAAGCCGGCGTGAGCCTCGCGCAGCTCAGGGAGATCTTCCACGCGGTGGTGTTCTGCGTGGGCGCCGCCACCGACCGGCATCTGAACATCCCCGGGGAGGACCTGCCCGGCAGCCATCCGGCCACCGACTTCGTCGCCTGGTACAGCGCGCATCCGGACGCGGCGGCCGACGGCTTCACGCTCACGGCCGACTCGGCGGTGGTGATCGGGGTGGGCAACGTCGCGGTGGACGTGGCCCGGATGCTGTCCCGGGGTGCCGCGGAACTGGCCTCGACCGACATGCCGCAGGGCGCGCTGGGAGCGATGGCCGACAGCCGGGTCGAGGACGTGTGGATGGTGGGGCGGCGCGGCCCCTCGCAGGCCAAGTTCACCACCAAGGAGCTGCGGGAGTTGGGCGCGCTGCCCGGCACCCGGGTGCTCGTCCGGCCCGAGGAACTGGCGCTGGACCCGGCGTACCGCGATCCGAGCGCACTGCCGGCCCCGATGCGGCGGAACGTCGAGGTGCTGCGCGACTGGGCCGAGCGGCCGGTGGCCATGGCGGCGGGAGTGGGGCGCGAGCGCCGGATCCATCTGCGGTTCTTCCTGCGCCCGGTGGAGCTCCTCGGAGACCCGGCCACCGGGGTGCGGGCGGTGCGGTTCGAGCGGACCGTGCCCGACGGGCGCGGCGGGGTCACGGGGACGGGTGAATACGAGGAGATCGCCGGACAGTTGGTGCTGCGCTCGGTCGGCTACCGCGGCCTGCCGCAGCCGGGGCTGCCGTTCGACGAGGCGAGCGGGACGGTGCCGCACGCGGACGGGCGGGTCCTGAAGGACGGGGAGCCGTATCCGGGTGTCTATGTGGCGGGGTGGATCAAGCGCGGCCCCACGGGAGTGATCGGCACCAACCGACCGTGCGCCAAGGAGACCGCGAGGTCCCTGCTGGCCGACGCGGCCGGGCTGGCCAGGCGGCCGGTGGCGGCGGAACCGGTGGCGGCGCTGGAGCGGATCGGGGCGCGGCCGGTGCCCTGGCACGGCTGGCTGGCCATCGAGGCGGCGGAGGCCGAACGGGGACGCAGCCTGGGGCGCGGCACGGTCAAGTTGGCCGACTGGGACGGGCTGTTGCGGGCGGCGCGGTCGGTGCTGGTGGGGCGCTGA
- a CDS encoding ArsR/SmtB family transcription factor, translated as MPTESPAAGAARSLPHPDRADIRLAQVLHALADPMRLRIVCALAAAEGELNCADIELPVSKSTCTHHFRVLREHGVIQQFYRGTAKMNGLRRTDLDELFPGLIDDVLEAARLQERRLGAL; from the coding sequence ATGCCGACCGAATCGCCAGCCGCCGGGGCCGCCCGGTCGCTCCCGCACCCGGACCGTGCGGACATCCGGCTCGCCCAGGTGCTGCACGCCCTCGCCGACCCCATGCGGCTGCGGATCGTCTGTGCCCTGGCCGCCGCCGAGGGCGAGCTGAACTGCGCGGACATCGAACTGCCGGTCAGCAAGTCGACCTGTACGCACCACTTCCGGGTGCTGCGCGAGCACGGCGTGATCCAGCAGTTCTACCGCGGCACCGCCAAGATGAACGGCCTGCGCCGGACCGACCTCGACGAGCTGTTCCCCGGCCTGATCGACGACGTCCTGGAGGCGGCCCGCCTCCAGGAACGCCGCCTGGGCGCCCTCTGA
- a CDS encoding ClpP family protease, whose translation MRQALEVDSTSPRLASQSPAGGLGDQVFSRLLNDRIIFLGQEVDDEIANKITAQSLMLAAESEQGIYLYINSPGGSITAGMAVYDTMNYIKNDVVTIAMGFCASMGQFLRTAGAKGKRFALPHTKILMHQPSAGLAGTASDMRIYADQLLKTKREMAELIAANSGNSVETITKDSDRDRWFTAEGARRYGLIDKVMTSTGDAPGGGTA comes from the coding sequence ATCCGTCAGGCATTGGAAGTTGACTCGACGAGCCCTCGACTGGCATCGCAATCCCCCGCCGGCGGTCTCGGTGACCAGGTCTTCAGCAGGCTTCTGAACGACCGGATCATTTTCCTCGGGCAGGAAGTCGACGACGAGATCGCAAACAAGATCACCGCGCAGTCGTTGATGCTTGCGGCGGAATCCGAGCAGGGCATCTACCTTTACATCAATTCCCCCGGTGGTTCGATCACGGCGGGTATGGCCGTCTACGACACGATGAACTACATCAAGAACGATGTGGTCACCATCGCCATGGGCTTCTGCGCTTCCATGGGGCAGTTCCTGCGCACCGCGGGCGCCAAGGGGAAGCGTTTCGCGCTGCCGCACACGAAGATCCTCATGCACCAGCCCTCCGCGGGGCTCGCCGGCACCGCCTCCGACATGCGGATCTACGCGGACCAACTGCTCAAGACCAAGCGGGAGATGGCCGAGCTCATCGCGGCGAACTCCGGCAACAGTGTCGAGACGATCACCAAGGACTCGGACCGCGACCGGTGGTTCACCGCGGAAGGGGCCAGGCGGTACGGACTCATCGACAAGGTCATGACCTCCACCGGGGACGCTCCCGGCGGCGGCACCGCCTGA
- a CDS encoding cytochrome P450, which translates to MLAAGHQTTINFFTNSRLALLTHPDQLELVRAGEVSWEAVTESVLAWDSPVGQSPFRYPTQDIEIGGTLIRAGEPVMMSYAALGRDPAHHGPLAASFDAARDIRHLSFGHGPHFCVGAPLARLEAHIALPAFFDRFDAELAAPAKEVEPFPSPALTASAHFRPRSGRVRGRPPGPERPARDRPAAVVAALAAYRPRPMPAVAPSAPSRARIHCASDQST; encoded by the coding sequence GTGCTGGCCGCCGGACACCAGACGACCATCAACTTCTTCACCAACTCCCGGCTCGCCCTGCTCACCCACCCCGACCAGCTGGAGCTGGTGCGGGCCGGTGAGGTCTCCTGGGAGGCGGTGACCGAGTCGGTGCTGGCGTGGGACTCCCCGGTCGGCCAAAGTCCGTTCCGCTACCCGACGCAGGACATCGAGATCGGGGGCACACTGATCCGCGCGGGCGAGCCGGTGATGATGTCCTACGCGGCGCTCGGACGGGATCCGGCGCACCACGGCCCGCTGGCCGCGTCGTTCGACGCCGCCCGCGACATCCGCCATCTGTCCTTCGGCCATGGACCGCACTTCTGCGTGGGCGCCCCGCTGGCCCGTTTGGAAGCGCACATCGCGCTGCCGGCCTTCTTCGACCGCTTCGATGCCGAACTGGCCGCCCCGGCAAAGGAGGTGGAGCCGTTCCCCTCGCCGGCGCTCACGGCATCCGCGCACTTCCGGCCGCGATCGGGCCGCGTGCGGGGGCGGCCGCCGGGGCCTGAGAGGCCCGCCCGTGATCGTCCCGCAGCAGTGGTTGCGGCATTGGCCGCATATCGTCCGCGGCCAATGCCGGCGGTCGCGCCGTCCGCACCATCCCGGGCGAGAATCCATTGCGCTTCCGATCAATCAACGTGA
- a CDS encoding NADH:flavin oxidoreductase/NADH oxidase: MSTLYEPFRLRSLTVPNRVWMSPMCQYSADASGPDIGVPGDWHFAHYGARAAGGTGLIMVEATAVSPEGRISPGDLGIWNDRQSAAFRRITSFLKEQGTVPGVQIAHAGRKASTDAPWRGGAPVDHGAHGWRPVAPSPLPFDEGHPVPDELTVEGIAQVVQDFAAAARRARDAGFEVVEIHGAHGYLIGEFLSPHTNHRTDAYGGSFANRTRFALEVVDAVRAVWPEELPVFFRISATDWLTENPDDEREGWTADDTVRFAADLKAHGVDLLDVSTGGNAPKARIATGPGYQVPFAERVRAEVGLPVGAVGEITEARQAEKIIENRQADAVLIGRELLRNPYFARHAARELGGEVAAPVQYHRAT, translated from the coding sequence GTGAGCACCCTCTATGAGCCCTTTCGGCTTCGGTCGTTGACCGTCCCCAACCGGGTCTGGATGTCCCCGATGTGCCAGTACAGCGCTGACGCATCGGGGCCGGACATCGGCGTGCCGGGCGATTGGCACTTCGCGCACTACGGCGCGCGAGCCGCCGGCGGTACCGGACTGATCATGGTCGAGGCCACCGCTGTCTCCCCGGAAGGGCGGATCAGCCCCGGAGACCTGGGCATCTGGAACGACAGGCAGTCGGCGGCGTTCCGGCGGATCACCTCCTTCCTCAAGGAGCAGGGCACGGTGCCGGGCGTGCAGATCGCTCACGCCGGTCGCAAGGCGTCGACGGACGCGCCGTGGCGCGGTGGCGCCCCGGTCGACCATGGCGCACACGGCTGGCGGCCGGTCGCGCCGAGCCCGCTGCCCTTCGACGAGGGCCACCCGGTCCCGGACGAGCTGACGGTCGAGGGGATCGCGCAGGTGGTTCAGGACTTCGCCGCCGCAGCCCGACGGGCTCGGGACGCCGGCTTCGAGGTGGTGGAGATCCACGGCGCCCATGGCTACCTCATCGGCGAGTTCCTTTCCCCGCACACCAACCACCGCACCGATGCGTACGGCGGATCCTTTGCGAACCGGACGCGTTTCGCGCTGGAGGTCGTGGATGCGGTGCGAGCCGTCTGGCCCGAGGAACTTCCCGTCTTCTTCCGCATTTCCGCGACCGACTGGCTGACGGAGAACCCCGACGACGAGCGCGAGGGGTGGACGGCCGACGACACCGTGCGGTTCGCCGCCGATCTGAAGGCGCATGGCGTCGACCTGCTGGACGTGTCCACCGGCGGTAACGCACCCAAGGCCCGTATCGCCACGGGGCCCGGCTATCAGGTGCCGTTCGCGGAGCGGGTCAGGGCCGAAGTCGGACTTCCCGTCGGTGCTGTCGGGGAGATAACCGAAGCCCGGCAGGCCGAGAAGATCATCGAGAACCGCCAGGCGGACGCCGTGCTGATCGGCCGCGAACTGCTTCGCAATCCGTACTTCGCACGGCATGCCGCGCGTGAACTCGGCGGCGAGGTGGCGGCGCCGGTGCAGTACCACCGGGCCACCTGA
- a CDS encoding WD40/YVTN/BNR-like repeat-containing protein, whose amino-acid sequence MTDVLLAVGTRKGLFIGRRQRGTWRLSGPHFAAQAVYSLAIDTRGGRPRLLAGADSAHWGPSVFHSDDLGETWREPARPAVKYPAHTGTSLERVWQLHPAGPAAPEVVYAGTEPGGLFRSEDRGETFELVRALWEHPSREKWVPGGGGLAVHTVVTDPRDADAVTVAVSAAGVFRTRDGGASWAPSNKGVKAVFLPDQHPEFGQCVHKIAPDPVDHDRLYLQNHWGVYRSDDAGASWTDIGGGLPSDFGFAVAAHPRRGDVAYLFPITADIDRVPAEHRCRVFRTADAGASWEPLSAGLPAEEHYGTVLRDALSVDDADPAGVYFGNRNGELYASADDGDSWRQLASHLPDVLCVRAAATA is encoded by the coding sequence ATGACAGACGTACTCCTCGCGGTGGGCACCCGCAAAGGGTTGTTCATCGGCCGCCGGCAGCGCGGCACCTGGCGGCTGAGCGGTCCGCACTTCGCCGCGCAGGCGGTGTACTCCCTCGCGATCGACACCCGTGGCGGGCGGCCCCGGCTCCTGGCGGGCGCCGACAGCGCGCACTGGGGCCCGTCGGTCTTCCACTCCGACGACCTGGGCGAGACCTGGCGCGAGCCGGCCCGCCCGGCCGTCAAGTACCCGGCGCACACCGGGACTTCACTGGAACGGGTGTGGCAGCTGCACCCCGCGGGCCCGGCCGCGCCCGAGGTGGTCTACGCCGGCACCGAGCCCGGCGGCCTGTTCCGGTCCGAGGACCGCGGCGAGACCTTCGAGCTGGTCCGGGCACTGTGGGAGCACCCCAGCCGGGAGAAGTGGGTGCCGGGTGGCGGCGGGCTCGCCGTCCACACGGTGGTCACCGACCCGCGGGACGCCGACGCGGTGACCGTCGCGGTCTCCGCCGCCGGGGTGTTCCGCACCCGCGACGGCGGCGCCAGCTGGGCGCCGTCCAACAAGGGCGTCAAGGCGGTCTTCCTGCCCGACCAGCACCCCGAATTCGGCCAGTGCGTCCACAAGATCGCGCCGGACCCGGTCGACCACGACCGGCTCTACCTCCAGAACCACTGGGGCGTCTATCGGTCCGACGACGCCGGGGCGAGCTGGACGGACATCGGCGGCGGCCTGCCCTCGGACTTCGGCTTCGCGGTGGCCGCGCACCCCCGAAGAGGCGATGTCGCCTACCTCTTCCCGATCACCGCCGACATCGACAGGGTGCCGGCCGAGCACCGCTGCCGGGTCTTCCGCACCGCCGACGCGGGCGCCAGCTGGGAGCCGCTGAGCGCCGGCCTCCCCGCGGAGGAGCACTACGGCACGGTCCTGCGGGACGCCCTGTCGGTGGACGACGCCGACCCCGCCGGGGTGTATTTCGGCAACCGCAACGGCGAGCTCTACGCCAGTGCCGACGACGGCGACAGCTGGCGGCAGCTCGCCTCCCACCTGCCCGACGTGCTCTGCGTACGGGCGGCGGCGACGGCCTGA
- a CDS encoding uracil-DNA glycosylase, with the protein MAARPLQDIVEPGWAKALEPVAGQIAAMGDFLRAEIAAGRTYLPAGNNVLRAFQQPFDGVRVLIVGQDPYPTPGHAVGLSFSVAPDVRPLPGSLENIFREMHSDLGLPRPSNGDLTPWTQQGVLLLNRALTTAPRKPAAHRGKGWEQVTEQAIRALVTRGGPLVAVLWGRDARNLRPLLGEVPSVESAHPSPMSADRGFFGSRPFSRVNDLLVRQGAQPVDWRLP; encoded by the coding sequence GTGGCTGCACGACCTCTCCAAGACATCGTCGAACCAGGCTGGGCCAAGGCACTTGAGCCGGTCGCCGGGCAGATCGCCGCGATGGGCGACTTCCTGCGGGCGGAGATCGCCGCGGGCCGGACCTACCTCCCGGCCGGCAACAATGTGCTGCGCGCCTTCCAACAACCCTTCGACGGGGTGCGGGTGCTCATCGTCGGACAGGACCCCTACCCCACGCCCGGTCACGCGGTCGGGCTGAGCTTCTCCGTGGCGCCGGACGTCCGGCCGCTGCCCGGAAGTCTGGAGAACATCTTCCGCGAGATGCACTCCGACCTCGGGCTCCCCCGGCCGTCCAACGGCGACCTGACCCCGTGGACCCAGCAGGGCGTACTGCTGCTGAACAGAGCGCTGACGACGGCGCCGCGCAAGCCGGCCGCACACCGCGGCAAGGGCTGGGAGCAGGTCACCGAGCAGGCCATCCGGGCCCTGGTGACGCGCGGCGGGCCGCTGGTGGCGGTGCTGTGGGGGCGCGACGCGCGCAATCTGCGACCGCTGCTGGGCGAGGTGCCGTCGGTCGAGTCCGCGCACCCCTCCCCGATGTCCGCCGACCGGGGTTTCTTCGGCTCGCGGCCGTTCAGCCGGGTCAACGACCTCCTCGTCCGGCAGGGCGCCCAGCCGGTGGACTGGCGGCTGCCCTGA
- a CDS encoding phospholipid scramblase-related protein: MTNANIPAGWYADPQGTPHQLRWWDGAQWTGHTHPGQQAPAPEQTARPGRPQAAQQVPQQAPQPQMAQQYPPQQQAPVQAPYGQQPGAAPYGQQAGYPQQAPGHPGQPGSYPADAHHQAMQQAGIQQQVQQQAGVAPTGPGGGTLFTEPVLVVNQKAKLIEVSNEYAVYDQNGNTLGSVVEIGQSTARKVFRVVSSLDQYMTHKLEIRDAHGQPQLVLTRPAKLIKSKVLVTRPDGQPVGEIVQQNAIGKINFAMMVNGQQIGAIKAENWRAWNFAIVDHTDAEIARITKTWEGLAKTMFTTADNYVLQIHRQLPDPLLSLVVATALTVDTALKQDSRGLG, encoded by the coding sequence ATGACCAATGCGAACATCCCTGCGGGCTGGTACGCCGACCCGCAGGGCACCCCCCATCAGCTCCGCTGGTGGGACGGCGCCCAGTGGACCGGGCACACCCACCCGGGCCAGCAGGCACCGGCCCCGGAACAGACGGCGCGGCCGGGCCGACCGCAGGCGGCACAGCAGGTGCCCCAGCAGGCGCCCCAGCCGCAGATGGCGCAGCAGTACCCGCCGCAGCAGCAGGCCCCGGTCCAGGCCCCGTACGGCCAGCAGCCGGGCGCCGCCCCGTACGGCCAGCAGGCCGGCTACCCGCAGCAGGCGCCGGGGCACCCCGGGCAGCCGGGCTCCTACCCGGCCGACGCGCACCACCAGGCGATGCAGCAGGCCGGCATACAGCAGCAGGTGCAGCAGCAGGCCGGTGTGGCCCCGACCGGGCCGGGCGGCGGCACGCTCTTCACCGAACCGGTGCTGGTGGTCAACCAGAAGGCCAAGCTCATCGAGGTGAGCAACGAGTACGCGGTCTACGACCAGAACGGCAACACCCTCGGTTCGGTCGTCGAGATCGGTCAGAGCACCGCGCGCAAGGTGTTCCGGGTGGTCTCCAGCCTTGATCAGTACATGACCCACAAGCTGGAGATCCGGGACGCCCACGGGCAGCCGCAGCTGGTGCTGACCCGGCCCGCCAAGCTCATCAAGTCCAAGGTGCTGGTGACGCGCCCGGACGGTCAGCCGGTCGGCGAGATCGTCCAGCAGAACGCCATCGGGAAGATCAACTTCGCGATGATGGTCAACGGCCAGCAGATCGGCGCCATCAAGGCGGAGAACTGGCGCGCCTGGAACTTCGCGATCGTCGACCACACCGACGCCGAGATCGCCCGGATCACCAAGACCTGGGAGGGCCTGGCCAAGACGATGTTCACCACCGCGGACAACTACGTCCTGCAGATCCACCGGCAGCTGCCCGACCCGCTGCTGAGCCTGGTCGTGGCCACCGCGCTGACCGTCGACACCGCCCTCAAGCAGGACTCCCGCGGCCTTGGCTGA
- a CDS encoding N-acetylglucosamine kinase, whose product MAEPTGTQAGDHVLGVDSGGSGLRIAVARIDGDRERLRPAATFVSREPVRIGPDGIDADQMLRQLLPAGVELADKVGADRFVAVCVGAAGMGTLGDALRARLPGALATAFGVRRLALAADAVTAYAGALGQRPGAVVAAGTGLVALGTDLTPTGGWRRADGWGHLLGDCGSGAWIGRAGLEAALRTHDGRPGGSQELLTRAEKTFGPVTGLPAALYPRPDRPAVLASFAPEVAHCAAAGDAVAAGILDDAARHVADSAAAVCPPGPDVAVALTGGLLALGDPLLSPLRAALAERLPGARPVEAAGSPLDGSLAIAAALATDRLALPVDGKLLQITGHVTPSPARRAG is encoded by the coding sequence TTGGCTGAGCCCACCGGCACACAGGCCGGGGACCACGTCCTGGGGGTGGACTCGGGCGGGTCGGGGCTGCGGATCGCGGTGGCCCGGATCGACGGGGACCGCGAACGACTCCGACCGGCGGCCACGTTCGTCTCGCGCGAGCCGGTCCGCATCGGCCCGGACGGTATCGACGCGGATCAGATGCTTCGTCAACTCCTGCCCGCTGGCGTGGAGTTGGCAGACAAGGTGGGCGCTGACCGGTTCGTCGCGGTGTGCGTCGGCGCCGCCGGCATGGGCACCCTCGGCGACGCGCTGCGCGCCCGACTGCCCGGGGCACTGGCCACCGCCTTCGGGGTCCGGCGGCTTGCACTCGCCGCGGACGCGGTGACCGCCTACGCCGGGGCGCTCGGCCAGCGGCCCGGTGCCGTGGTGGCCGCGGGCACCGGCCTGGTCGCCCTGGGCACGGACCTGACGCCGACGGGCGGTTGGCGCCGGGCGGACGGCTGGGGGCACCTGCTGGGCGACTGCGGCAGCGGCGCCTGGATCGGGCGGGCCGGGCTGGAGGCCGCGCTGCGCACCCACGACGGACGACCCGGTGGATCGCAGGAGCTGCTGACCCGGGCGGAGAAGACGTTCGGCCCCGTCACCGGACTGCCCGCGGCGCTGTACCCGCGGCCGGACCGGCCCGCCGTGCTGGCCTCCTTCGCCCCCGAGGTGGCGCACTGTGCCGCCGCCGGGGACGCGGTCGCCGCCGGGATCCTGGACGATGCCGCGCGCCATGTCGCCGACTCCGCCGCCGCGGTCTGCCCGCCGGGCCCCGACGTCGCGGTCGCGCTCACCGGCGGCCTGCTCGCCCTGGGCGACCCGCTGCTGTCGCCGCTGCGCGCGGCGCTCGCCGAGCGGCTGCCCGGCGCCCGTCCCGTCGAGGCCGCAGGGAGCCCGCTCGACGGTTCGCTGGCGATCGCCGCGGCGCTGGCCACGGACCGTCTGGCACTCCCCGTCGACGGCAAGTTGTTGCAGATCACAGGGCATGTGACGCCCTCGCCGGCACGACGCGCGGGATAA